The Neomonachus schauinslandi chromosome 11, ASM220157v2, whole genome shotgun sequence genome contains a region encoding:
- the LOC123326194 gene encoding small ubiquitin-related modifier 2-like, with protein sequence MADEKPKEGVKTENNDHINLKVAGQDGSVVQFTIKRHTPLSNLMKAYCERQDTPAQLEMEDEDTIDVFQQQTGGVY encoded by the exons ATGGCCGATGAAAAGCCCAAGGAAGGAGTCAAGACTGAGAACAACGATCATATTAATTTGAAGGTTGCGGGGCAGGATGGTTCTGTGGTGCAGTTTACGATTAAGAGGCACACACCACTTAGTAATCTAATGAAAGCCTACTGTGAACGACAGG ACACACCTGCACAGTTGGAAATGGAGGATGAAGATACAATTGATGTGTTCCAGCAGCAGACAGGAGGTGTCTACTAA